Within the Mycobacteriales bacterium genome, the region CCGTCACCAAGAAGTCCCTCGAGGACGCCCGCTCGGGGCAGGGTCCGACGCTGATCGAGGCGTTCACCTACCGGATGGGCGCGCACACCACCTCCGACGACCCGACCCGCTACCGGCTGGCCAGCGAACTCGAGGCCTGGAAGCTCCGTGATCCGCTGGAGCGGATGAAGTCCTTCCTTTACAAGCAGCAAATCGTCGACCAGTCCTTCTTTACCGCGCTCGATGCCGAAGCCGACGAGCTCGCGCGCCGGCTACGCACGGGGTGCCGCGAGATGCCCGACCCCGAGCCGCTCGCCATCTTCGACCACGTCTACGCCGACGGCTCGACGCACCTGGATACTCAGCGGGCCGGCTTCGAGTCCTACCTCGACTCGTTCGCCGACACGGCCGAGGAGACGCGGTAATGACGACGTACACCATGGCCCGGGCGCTCAACGAGGGTCTGCGCAAAGCCATGGAGGCCGATCCCAAGGTGCTTGTGATGGGAGAGGACGTCGGCAAGCTCGGCGGTGTCTTCCGGGTCACCGACGGCCTGCAGAAGGATTTCGGCGAGGACCGGGTCATCGACACCCCGCTCTCCGAATCCGGCATCGTCGGCACCGCGATCGGTCTGGCCATGCGGGGGTTCCGTCCGGTCTGCGAGATCCAGTTCGACGGCTTCGTCTTTCCGGCGTTCGACCAGATCGTCAGCCAGTTGGCCAAGCTGCGCTACCGGTCTTCCGGCAACGTGCGGATGCCGGTGACGATCCGGATCCCGTTCGGCGGCGGCATCGGCGCCGTCGAGCACCACAGCGAGTCGCCCGAGGCGCTGTTCTGCCACGTCGCCGGCCTCAAGGTGGTGTCGTGCTCCAACCCCGTCGACGCCTACTTCATGATCCAGCAGTCGATCGCCAGCGACGACCCGGTCATCTTCTTCGAACCCAAGCGGCGCTACTGGGAGAAGGCGGAGGTCGACCCGGCGATGACGCCCGATCCGATCGACGCCGCGCGGGTCGTCCGCCCCGGCCGCGACGTCACCGTCGTCGCCTACGGCCCGATGGTCAAGACGGCCATGGACGCCGCGACCGCCGCCGAGAAGGAGGGCCGCGAGCTCGAGGTGCTCGATCTGCGCAGCCTCTCCCCGCTCGACGACGCCACGCTGCTGGAGTCGGTGCGCCGCACCGGCCGGTGCGTCGTCGTGCACGAGGCCGCCGGCAACGGTGGCCTCGGTGCCGAGGTCGCCGCGCGAGTCAGCGAGGCGGCGTTCTACTCGCTCGAGGCGCCGGTGCTGCGGGTGACCGGGCTGGATACGCCCTACCCTCCGTCCCGACTGGAGGAGACCTACCTACCCGACCTCGATCGGGTGCTCGACGCCGTTGACCGCGTGTTGGCCTGGTAGGAGGCGAAGGTGCCGCAGCTCAAACAGTTCACTCTTCCCGACGTCGGTGAAGGCCTGACCGAGGGCGAGATCCTGCACTGGTTCGTCAAGCCCGGCGATCCGGTCACCGACGGCCAGACGATCGTCGAGATCGAGACGGCCAAGGCAGCGGTCGAGTTGCCCTGCCCGTTCGACGGTGTCGTCACGGAGTTGAACTATCCCGAAGGCGCGACGGTCAACGTCGGTACACCGATCATCACAGTCGACGTCGCGCCCAACACCGACGCCGGCGAAGCGACGCCCAGCCCAGGGACGACCGGCATGACCGACGACCTGGTACCCGACATCCCCAGGCCGTCGGCCGACGAGCCGGTCGAACCCGGCATGATCGGCGGCCCGGCTCCGGGCGGGCGCACCTCGGTCCTGGTGGGTTACGGCCCGCGGTCGACCGTCGCCGTACGCCGGCCACGAAAGAGCACCGCGCCGGCAACTGCGCCGGCGGCGACGCCGCCACCCGCCGACGGTCCCGCTCTTGCAAAGCCCCCGGTCCGCAAGCTGGCCAAGG harbors:
- a CDS encoding alpha-ketoacid dehydrogenase subunit beta: MARALNEGLRKAMEADPKVLVMGEDVGKLGGVFRVTDGLQKDFGEDRVIDTPLSESGIVGTAIGLAMRGFRPVCEIQFDGFVFPAFDQIVSQLAKLRYRSSGNVRMPVTIRIPFGGGIGAVEHHSESPEALFCHVAGLKVVSCSNPVDAYFMIQQSIASDDPVIFFEPKRRYWEKAEVDPAMTPDPIDAARVVRPGRDVTVVAYGPMVKTAMDAATAAEKEGRELEVLDLRSLSPLDDATLLESVRRTGRCVVVHEAAGNGGLGAEVAARVSEAAFYSLEAPVLRVTGLDTPYPPSRLEETYLPDLDRVLDAVDRVLAW